A single window of Nicotiana sylvestris chromosome 3, ASM39365v2, whole genome shotgun sequence DNA harbors:
- the LOC104222252 gene encoding uncharacterized protein isoform X2 — MTAAKMLFTDPPKKTKFGVDFHLVQFFFACLPSLAVYLVAQYSRYEMRRMEAEAELKKKAEEEAKAKELELMAEEEKQATDPQLSEVKARLDKLEETIKEIVVDSKKQSSDVAERSVSNAVKKGPGTTEPGTPDAKEKTTPSSDGKTQPRTSLPDQKQIKNEGSSPDAKK, encoded by the exons ATGACTGCTGCCAAGATGCTTTTTACGGACCCGCCCAAGAAGACGAAATTCGG GGTTGATTTTCATCTGGTACAATTCTTTTTTGCCTGCTTGCCTTCACTTG CTGTATATTTGGTGGCTCAGTATTCTCGCTATGAAATGAGAAGAATGGAAGCG GAAGccgaattgaaaaagaaagctgaagaagaagcaaaagcaAAAGAGCTGGAATTGATGGCTGAGGAGGAAAAACAAGCGACTGATCCACAGCTTTCTGAGGTGAAAGCAAGACTAGATAAGCTGGAGGAGACCATAAAAGAAATTGTGGTCGATTCCAAGAAACAATCAAGTGATGTTGCCGAAAGATCAGTCAGCAATGCTGTCAAGAAAGGACCTGGAACAACCGAGCCAGGAACTCCTGATGCTAAGGAAAAGACAACTCCCTCTAGTGATGGAAAAACTCAACCAAGAACATCTTTGCCTGATCAAAAGCAAATAAAAAATGAAGGTTCCTCCCCTGACGCGAAGAAATGA
- the LOC104222252 gene encoding uncharacterized protein isoform X1, translated as MSVMFRGRSILVRLSRRSTLLQKRTLCGNDKQITLGNNNNSKVSSNSAEEVNNSVSLSRHDAYKQLENLDFMTAAKMLFTDPPKKTKFGVDFHLVQFFFACLPSLAVYLVAQYSRYEMRRMEAEAELKKKAEEEAKAKELELMAEEEKQATDPQLSEVKARLDKLEETIKEIVVDSKKQSSDVAERSVSNAVKKGPGTTEPGTPDAKEKTTPSSDGKTQPRTSLPDQKQIKNEGSSPDAKK; from the exons ATGAGTGTAATGTTTAGAGGTAGAAGCATTTTGGTCCGTCTTTCACGGCGATCTACGCTCCTCCAGAAAAGAACACTTTGTGGCAACGACAAGCAAATCACCCTCGGCAACAATAACAACAGCAAGGTCAGTAGTAATAGTGCCGAGGAAGTTAACAACTCTGTTTCTTTAAGTCGTCACGATGCCTATAAACAGTTGGAGAACCTGGACTTTATGACTGCTGCCAAGATGCTTTTTACGGACCCGCCCAAGAAGACGAAATTCGG GGTTGATTTTCATCTGGTACAATTCTTTTTTGCCTGCTTGCCTTCACTTG CTGTATATTTGGTGGCTCAGTATTCTCGCTATGAAATGAGAAGAATGGAAGCG GAAGccgaattgaaaaagaaagctgaagaagaagcaaaagcaAAAGAGCTGGAATTGATGGCTGAGGAGGAAAAACAAGCGACTGATCCACAGCTTTCTGAGGTGAAAGCAAGACTAGATAAGCTGGAGGAGACCATAAAAGAAATTGTGGTCGATTCCAAGAAACAATCAAGTGATGTTGCCGAAAGATCAGTCAGCAATGCTGTCAAGAAAGGACCTGGAACAACCGAGCCAGGAACTCCTGATGCTAAGGAAAAGACAACTCCCTCTAGTGATGGAAAAACTCAACCAAGAACATCTTTGCCTGATCAAAAGCAAATAAAAAATGAAGGTTCCTCCCCTGACGCGAAGAAATGA
- the LOC104222252 gene encoding uncharacterized protein isoform X3 — MIWKHATSVKWVDFHLVQFFFACLPSLAVYLVAQYSRYEMRRMEAEAELKKKAEEEAKAKELELMAEEEKQATDPQLSEVKARLDKLEETIKEIVVDSKKQSSDVAERSVSNAVKKGPGTTEPGTPDAKEKTTPSSDGKTQPRTSLPDQKQIKNEGSSPDAKK; from the exons ATGATCTGGAAGCATGCTACAAGTGTCAAGTG GGTTGATTTTCATCTGGTACAATTCTTTTTTGCCTGCTTGCCTTCACTTG CTGTATATTTGGTGGCTCAGTATTCTCGCTATGAAATGAGAAGAATGGAAGCG GAAGccgaattgaaaaagaaagctgaagaagaagcaaaagcaAAAGAGCTGGAATTGATGGCTGAGGAGGAAAAACAAGCGACTGATCCACAGCTTTCTGAGGTGAAAGCAAGACTAGATAAGCTGGAGGAGACCATAAAAGAAATTGTGGTCGATTCCAAGAAACAATCAAGTGATGTTGCCGAAAGATCAGTCAGCAATGCTGTCAAGAAAGGACCTGGAACAACCGAGCCAGGAACTCCTGATGCTAAGGAAAAGACAACTCCCTCTAGTGATGGAAAAACTCAACCAAGAACATCTTTGCCTGATCAAAAGCAAATAAAAAATGAAGGTTCCTCCCCTGACGCGAAGAAATGA